In a genomic window of Leptospira wolbachii serovar Codice str. CDC:
- a CDS encoding ParB/RepB/Spo0J family partition protein, whose protein sequence is MKNKANYNPADILSRATARTSSLNPFLKEEGTSNHNATDIPVDQILTENNPRKTFNESTIRELAESISQYGLLQPIVVRKKAGKYELINGERRFRAHKLLKRKTILAIVKNVEQIDVSKLPEIKLVENLQREDLSESDLALSLQELKNRHKETNEQLAKRINKSGQWVKTKIAHAEILKETNINTATDKNHPIFQIPTSLFTEIAPLDVPNRKKAIDYLIKGLEKKGDFPSRNDLRDFVRPLKPNKLKQTKPKLSNLELKDLKNKLLKVKEKISQLQNEKSIIEEAIRKFKK, encoded by the coding sequence ATGAAGAACAAAGCAAACTACAACCCAGCAGATATCCTTTCTAGAGCCACAGCCAGAACCTCTTCCCTAAACCCATTTTTAAAAGAAGAGGGGACTTCTAATCACAATGCTACAGACATCCCCGTTGACCAAATCCTAACAGAAAATAATCCAAGAAAAACATTTAACGAATCCACCATCAGAGAACTTGCAGAATCCATCTCCCAATACGGGCTTTTACAACCAATTGTCGTAAGGAAAAAAGCAGGAAAGTACGAACTCATCAATGGAGAGAGACGGTTTCGGGCGCACAAACTTCTCAAAAGAAAAACCATTCTTGCGATCGTAAAAAACGTAGAACAAATTGATGTCTCCAAATTACCTGAAATCAAATTGGTTGAAAACCTTCAGCGCGAAGACCTCTCTGAATCTGACCTGGCCCTCTCTCTCCAGGAACTAAAAAACAGACACAAAGAAACCAACGAACAACTGGCGAAACGGATCAACAAATCTGGGCAATGGGTTAAAACGAAAATTGCTCATGCAGAGATTCTAAAAGAAACAAATATCAATACAGCTACCGACAAAAACCATCCCATCTTCCAAATTCCTACAAGTTTATTCACCGAAATTGCACCACTTGATGTACCTAATAGAAAAAAGGCCATCGACTATCTCATCAAAGGCCTGGAAAAAAAGGGGGACTTCCCTTCCCGAAACGACCTAAGGGATTTTGTACGCCCATTAAAGCCAAACAAACTCAAACAAACAAAACCAAAACTTAGCAACCTAGAACTAAAAGATCTAAAAAACAAACTTCTCAAAGTTAAAGAAAAGATATCTCAACTTCAAAATGAAAAATCAATCATTGAAGAGGCAATTCGTAAGTTCAAAAAATAA